The proteins below are encoded in one region of Maribacter aestuarii:
- a CDS encoding VPS10 domain-containing protein codes for MKKVIKFALLFFFTSCVTLHSSAQEESENPFKGLEFRNIGPAMTSGRIADIAIHPENENIWYVAVGSGGVWKTTNSGTTWKPLFDKEKVYSIGCVTIDHNNPHTIWVGTGENVGGRHAGFGDGIYVSHDDGMSWKNMGLENSEHLSKIIVHPENSDVVWVASQGPLWSKGGDRGVFKTTDGGKTWKRTLGDAEWVGATDMLIDPNNPDVLYAATWQRHRTVAGYLGGGPGSGLHKSTDGGETWTALKNGLPKSNLGKTGLAMSPFDSDVIYAALELDRTKGGVYMTTNGGESWVKKSDAVSGGTGPHYYQELIASPHHEGTLYFMNNSALVSKDHGKTFTNMSRSNQHSDSHALVFKKSDPNYLLIGTDGGLYESFDGTESWKYVRNLPITQYFKIAVDDAEPFYNVYGGTQDNGSHGGPSRTMSSDGIASADWWKTLGADGAQTATEPGNPDITYGEFQQGALWRIDSKTRETVFIQPQAREGDPYERFNWDAPIVVSSHNPKRLYFASQRVWKSENRGDAWEPISGDLTLNQERMTFPYYGKSQSWDNAWDVGAMSNYNTITSLAESPKQEGLLYAGTDDGLIQVTEDGGATWRKFTLNTVKGLPTTPFVNDVRADLFDANVVYAALDNHKYGDYKPYIIKSNDKGITWSLINGDLPNKLLIWRLVQDHIKKDLLFAATEFGVYVTMNGGKNWTELEDGMPTIPIRDITIQRRENDLVAGSFGRGIFILDDISPLRDFTANMSSAEPKLFPVKPVKWYKESSRVGSQGDAEWIAKNPPFGANFTYYMADKIKSEKDVREEKEKKGAAGFPGWDALEEEYRQDGPSISLVIKDESGNVINTVEGTNKKGFNRVSWNLNYPSKSGERLEVPKERGGFRKGGVMVTPGNYTVTLVKRADGTNTVLQGPEPFKVEPMFEGALPRKPYEETDVFRDAAFAFQQDLTAMEIELETSQQTVDAMLRALNKATSPSDDLYKRLNTVKISLLDIDKELNGNSIKDEIGERSNPTASDGSSIGWIALGNTYGPTEEHKALLSRVQSQLKKVKAKLQPIVATTLPALEIDLKKAGAPWVEGQGLIKN; via the coding sequence AGGGACCGGCGAAAATGTCGGTGGGCGTCATGCTGGCTTTGGTGATGGTATTTATGTGAGCCATGACGATGGAATGAGCTGGAAAAATATGGGATTGGAAAATTCCGAACACCTATCTAAAATCATTGTACATCCTGAAAATTCCGATGTAGTTTGGGTAGCTTCGCAAGGCCCCCTTTGGAGCAAAGGTGGTGACCGCGGAGTTTTTAAAACTACCGATGGTGGAAAAACCTGGAAACGAACTTTAGGGGATGCGGAATGGGTAGGTGCGACCGATATGCTTATCGACCCGAACAACCCAGATGTGTTATACGCGGCCACATGGCAAAGACACCGAACCGTAGCTGGTTACCTAGGGGGTGGACCCGGCTCTGGACTTCATAAAAGTACCGATGGGGGAGAAACATGGACGGCGCTTAAAAATGGTCTCCCCAAATCCAATTTAGGCAAAACCGGATTGGCCATGTCACCCTTCGATTCCGATGTCATCTATGCAGCCCTTGAATTGGACAGAACAAAAGGTGGAGTCTATATGACAACGAATGGAGGAGAATCTTGGGTAAAAAAATCAGATGCCGTATCAGGTGGTACCGGGCCGCATTATTACCAAGAATTGATTGCGTCACCACATCATGAAGGAACACTTTATTTTATGAACAACAGTGCCTTGGTTTCAAAAGATCACGGAAAAACGTTCACGAATATGAGTCGATCCAATCAGCATAGTGATAGCCATGCTTTGGTCTTTAAAAAATCTGACCCAAATTACTTATTGATCGGTACAGACGGTGGCTTGTACGAAAGTTTTGATGGTACGGAAAGTTGGAAATATGTGCGCAACTTGCCCATTACTCAATATTTTAAAATCGCGGTAGATGACGCCGAACCTTTTTACAATGTTTATGGTGGTACACAGGATAACGGGTCGCATGGCGGTCCGTCAAGGACAATGAGTTCCGATGGTATCGCTAGTGCAGATTGGTGGAAAACACTCGGGGCCGATGGGGCACAGACCGCTACGGAACCCGGAAACCCGGACATTACCTATGGCGAATTTCAACAAGGAGCACTATGGAGAATAGACAGCAAAACAAGGGAAACGGTTTTTATTCAGCCCCAGGCAAGAGAAGGCGATCCGTATGAACGTTTTAATTGGGACGCGCCAATCGTAGTGAGTTCCCATAATCCGAAAAGATTATATTTTGCCTCCCAACGTGTTTGGAAATCAGAAAATAGAGGCGATGCATGGGAACCCATTTCAGGTGATCTTACCTTGAATCAAGAGCGAATGACCTTTCCCTATTATGGCAAATCCCAAAGTTGGGATAATGCTTGGGATGTAGGTGCGATGTCCAATTACAATACAATTACCTCATTGGCAGAATCACCAAAACAAGAAGGCTTGCTATATGCGGGTACCGATGATGGCCTTATTCAAGTCACAGAAGACGGAGGTGCAACTTGGAGAAAATTCACCCTAAATACCGTAAAAGGGTTACCTACTACACCCTTTGTAAATGACGTCCGTGCCGATCTTTTTGATGCGAATGTCGTGTATGCCGCTTTGGACAATCATAAATATGGGGATTACAAACCCTATATCATTAAAAGTAATGACAAAGGAATAACTTGGTCTTTAATAAACGGTGATTTACCGAACAAGTTGTTGATTTGGAGATTAGTACAAGACCATATAAAAAAAGATCTGTTATTTGCGGCGACGGAGTTCGGAGTATATGTAACTATGAACGGAGGCAAAAATTGGACTGAACTGGAGGATGGCATGCCTACAATTCCAATTCGGGACATCACGATTCAAAGACGCGAAAACGATTTGGTCGCAGGATCGTTCGGTAGGGGCATATTTATTTTAGACGATATTTCACCTTTGCGCGATTTTACTGCTAATATGAGTTCCGCCGAGCCCAAGTTGTTTCCAGTTAAACCGGTTAAGTGGTACAAAGAGTCCAGTAGGGTCGGTAGTCAAGGTGATGCCGAATGGATTGCGAAAAATCCACCGTTCGGTGCAAATTTCACCTATTATATGGCAGATAAAATCAAATCCGAAAAAGATGTCAGAGAAGAAAAGGAAAAGAAGGGAGCTGCTGGATTCCCAGGCTGGGATGCTCTTGAGGAAGAATACAGACAAGACGGACCGTCAATTTCATTAGTCATTAAAGATGAAAGCGGAAATGTCATCAACACCGTTGAAGGCACCAATAAAAAGGGTTTTAACCGTGTGAGCTGGAATTTAAATTACCCCAGTAAAAGTGGAGAACGATTGGAAGTACCAAAGGAACGAGGTGGATTCCGTAAGGGCGGCGTCATGGTCACTCCCGGAAATTATACGGTAACTTTAGTGAAACGTGCTGATGGCACAAATACTGTATTACAAGGTCCTGAGCCCTTTAAAGTAGAACCAATGTTCGAAGGTGCACTACCTAGAAAACCATATGAGGAAACGGATGTGTTTAGGGATGCGGCTTTTGCGTTCCAACAAGATTTAACAGCGATGGAAATTGAACTTGAAACAAGTCAACAAACCGTTGACGCAATGCTAAGAGCTTTGAATAAGGCAACTTCACCTTCAGATGATCTGTACAAACGATTGAATACCGTTAAAATCTCCTTGTTGGATATAGACAAAGAGCTTAATGGCAATTCGATTAAAGATGAAATTGGGGAGCGTTCAAATCCTACAGCAAGCGACGGTAGTTCAATAGGTTGGATAGCCTTAGGAAATACCTATGGCCCAACCGAGGAACATAAAGCCCTGCTTAGTCGTGTACAAAGTCAACTCAAGAAGGTGAAAGCCAAACTACAACCTATTGTGGCGACCACTTTACCTGCATTAGAAATTGATTTAAAAAAGGCTGGAGCGCCATGGGTAGAAGGACAAGGATTAATTAAGAATTAA
- a CDS encoding LysR substrate-binding domain-containing protein, giving the protein MTITQLQYVLAVAEYQNFTLAAEKSFVTQPTLSMQVQKLEDELDILIFDRSKKPISVTDVGKKIVAQAKNIVNEAARIKDIVDQEKGYIGGDFTLGIIPTIMPTLLPMFLKTFINKYPRVNLIIKEQNTEDLIQNIQDGHLDAAIAATPLEIEFIKERPLYYEPFVGYVPQDHRLRGVSELTPEDLNVSDILLLQDGHCFREGVLNLCKSPKKLGEEHFSLQSGSFETLINLSNEGLGMTLLPFLNTLELDEKHKGNLKYFKEPPPAREVSLIFHKSELKIQITEALRDVIASVVRGAIAFQDVKIISPMNHA; this is encoded by the coding sequence ATGACAATTACTCAATTACAATACGTGCTTGCCGTTGCGGAATACCAGAATTTTACCTTGGCCGCGGAGAAAAGCTTTGTAACTCAGCCTACTTTAAGCATGCAGGTGCAAAAGCTTGAAGATGAGCTGGATATATTGATTTTTGACCGGAGCAAAAAGCCGATTTCCGTTACGGATGTTGGAAAAAAGATTGTGGCACAGGCAAAGAATATTGTCAACGAAGCGGCCCGTATAAAGGATATAGTAGATCAGGAGAAAGGCTACATTGGCGGGGATTTCACCTTGGGAATCATTCCTACCATAATGCCCACATTATTACCGATGTTCCTTAAGACTTTCATCAACAAATATCCCAGGGTTAACCTGATTATAAAAGAACAAAATACAGAAGATTTAATTCAGAATATACAGGACGGACATTTGGATGCCGCCATAGCGGCGACGCCCTTAGAAATTGAGTTTATTAAGGAACGACCCCTATACTATGAACCCTTTGTGGGATATGTGCCACAGGATCATCGTTTACGTGGTGTTTCTGAACTTACCCCAGAGGATTTAAATGTATCGGATATCCTGCTCTTGCAAGACGGACATTGTTTTCGTGAAGGTGTACTAAACCTGTGTAAATCCCCCAAAAAATTGGGTGAAGAACACTTTAGTCTGCAAAGTGGAAGTTTTGAAACGCTAATCAATCTCTCCAATGAGGGTTTGGGTATGACCCTCCTCCCATTTTTGAATACCTTGGAACTGGATGAAAAGCATAAAGGAAACCTAAAGTATTTTAAAGAGCCACCCCCAGCTAGGGAAGTGAGTCTTATTTTTCATAAAAGTGAATTGAAAATACAGATTACCGAAGCCTTACGGGATGTAATTGCCAGCGTAGTCCGTGGGGCAATCGCTTTTCAGGATGTGAAAATTATTAGTCCCATGAACCATGCATAA
- a CDS encoding D-alanyl-D-alanine carboxypeptidase/D-alanyl-D-alanine-endopeptidase produces the protein MKKILAFTIFILLLGACSSPKKVLQKSTLKLLSSDFYNSQFTGLLVVDPKTNDTILNYNGKKYFTPASNTKIFTLFTALNMLPDSIPAFKYLTENDTLYVQGTGDPTLLHPYFQNNPIPEFMKGYEHIKLITNNLQDNKFGPGWAWDDYDYYYQPEKGSFPVYGNVVTMSHSLIPNISPEYFKDSVVPLSYSKNRAESSNTFFYSPSRVDTLEVPFKTDSVLTKKLLSDALQRDIAILPKIPTGQLKTKYSVPTDTVLKRMMQESDNFLAEQLLILSSSMLSDTLSTDRVRKHVLENLLSDLKQPPRWVDGSGLSRYNLFTPESIVKVLQKMYGEIPRERLFDIFPAGGRSGTLESWYTGNPEPYIYAKSGSLGNVYCLSGYLITKSGKTLIFSFMNNHFQSPSAEVKQRMETTFERIRDTY, from the coding sequence ATGAAGAAAATACTTGCCTTCACCATTTTCATACTACTATTGGGAGCATGTTCTAGCCCTAAAAAAGTACTTCAAAAAAGCACGTTAAAGCTTCTTTCATCTGACTTTTACAATAGTCAATTTACTGGTTTACTGGTGGTTGACCCAAAAACTAACGATACAATACTCAATTATAACGGCAAAAAGTACTTTACCCCCGCCAGCAATACTAAAATATTTACCCTTTTCACAGCATTGAATATGTTGCCCGATAGTATTCCTGCTTTCAAATATCTTACTGAAAACGATACTCTTTACGTTCAAGGCACGGGAGACCCAACATTACTACATCCCTATTTCCAAAACAATCCAATTCCGGAATTTATGAAGGGTTACGAGCATATCAAACTAATCACCAACAATCTTCAGGATAACAAATTTGGTCCGGGTTGGGCTTGGGACGATTACGATTACTACTACCAACCCGAAAAAGGCAGTTTTCCTGTATATGGAAATGTGGTGACCATGAGCCATTCCTTAATCCCAAACATTTCTCCCGAGTATTTTAAAGATAGCGTGGTACCACTTTCCTATTCGAAAAATCGGGCCGAAAGCTCAAATACGTTTTTCTATTCCCCTTCTAGGGTGGACACCTTGGAGGTTCCGTTTAAGACCGACAGCGTATTAACCAAAAAGCTATTATCAGATGCTTTGCAAAGGGATATTGCAATTTTACCGAAGATACCGACAGGTCAGTTAAAAACAAAGTATAGCGTACCAACGGATACCGTTTTAAAACGGATGATGCAAGAAAGCGATAATTTTTTGGCCGAACAACTTTTGATTCTTTCCTCATCCATGCTGTCCGACACCCTTAGCACCGATAGGGTACGAAAACATGTATTGGAAAATCTGTTGTCCGATTTAAAACAACCCCCACGATGGGTAGACGGTTCGGGACTTTCCAGATACAATCTATTTACACCAGAATCCATAGTGAAAGTATTACAAAAGATGTATGGTGAAATTCCAAGGGAGCGGTTATTCGATATTTTTCCTGCCGGAGGTCGGTCAGGGACTTTGGAATCTTGGTATACCGGCAATCCGGAACCGTACATCTATGCCAAATCCGGTAGCTTGGGGAATGTTTACTGTCTAAGTGGTTACCTGATTACAAAGTCGGGGAAAACATTGATTTTCAGTTTTATGAACAACCATTTCCAATCCCCTTCCGCCGAGGTGAAACAACGGATGGAGACGACCTTTGAAAGAATACGGGATACCTATTAA
- a CDS encoding peptide-methionine (S)-S-oxide reductase, with protein sequence MDEITKIGLGGGCHWCTEAVYQSLIGVTKVEQGFVASDNENDSFSEAVIVHYREMDISLKELIAIHLHTHESTSDHSMRGKYRSAVYIFDTTQADRVKCILKELQQDFSKPLVTKPYPFKSFKPSDEMFQDYYYSDPEKPFCKRHIYPKLELLLDKFSNKVNTNQLGN encoded by the coding sequence ATGGATGAAATTACTAAAATAGGTTTAGGCGGGGGCTGTCATTGGTGTACCGAGGCGGTGTATCAATCCCTAATCGGTGTAACTAAAGTGGAACAGGGTTTTGTGGCATCGGACAATGAGAACGATTCGTTCTCGGAGGCGGTTATCGTGCATTACAGAGAAATGGATATTTCGCTAAAGGAACTGATTGCCATTCATTTACATACCCACGAGAGTACCTCTGATCATAGCATGCGAGGGAAATATCGCTCCGCAGTCTACATTTTTGATACTACTCAAGCGGATCGGGTAAAATGTATTCTAAAGGAATTACAGCAAGATTTCTCAAAACCTTTGGTAACCAAACCGTATCCATTTAAATCATTCAAACCCTCTGATGAAATGTTTCAGGATTATTATTATTCTGACCCTGAAAAGCCCTTCTGCAAAAGACATATTTATCCAAAACTGGAGTTACTTTTGGATAAATTTTCCAACAAAGTCAATACGAACCAATTGGGAAATTAA
- the nudK gene encoding GDP-mannose pyrophosphatase NudK: MKNSNIKNIKKEVLSDNWYTLNKFTFDYQKPNGTWETQQREAYDRGNGAGILLYNKSKGTVVLTRQFRMPTYVNGNEDGMMIEVCAGLLDGDNPEDCIRKETEEETGYKIGNVKRVFETYMSPGSVTEILYLFVGAYEDRMKIGEGGGADDESENIEVLELQFSNALEMMGTGEICDAKTIMLLQYAQIHGLVS, translated from the coding sequence TTGAAAAATTCCAACATCAAGAATATAAAAAAAGAGGTTCTTTCTGACAATTGGTACACCTTGAACAAATTCACGTTCGATTACCAAAAACCCAACGGCACTTGGGAGACACAACAGCGAGAAGCCTATGACCGCGGTAACGGGGCTGGTATTCTCTTGTACAACAAGTCCAAGGGTACGGTGGTCCTTACCCGACAGTTTCGCATGCCTACCTATGTTAATGGCAATGAAGACGGGATGATGATAGAAGTCTGTGCAGGGTTGTTGGACGGTGATAATCCGGAGGATTGTATACGTAAGGAGACCGAAGAGGAAACAGGATATAAAATTGGAAATGTAAAGCGCGTGTTCGAGACTTATATGTCGCCCGGATCAGTAACGGAAATATTGTACCTGTTCGTGGGAGCCTATGAAGACCGCATGAAAATAGGTGAGGGCGGAGGTGCGGATGACGAGAGCGAAAATATAGAGGTCCTTGAACTTCAATTTTCAAATGCACTTGAAATGATGGGTACCGGTGAAATTTGTGACGCCAAGACAATCATGCTCTTACAGTATGCGCAAATTCACGGTTTGGTTTCCTGA